Proteins co-encoded in one Synergistes jonesii genomic window:
- the upp gene encoding uracil phosphoribosyltransferase, which produces MKIAVASDHAGYKLKEEIKRHLAEKNYDVLDFGSASAELKVDYPDWGFKAAGAVASHKAERGILVCGTGIGMSIVANKVRGIRAALCHDHFTAVMSRRHNDANVLVLGARVLGADVARDMVDVWLDEPFEGGRHSFRLDKISAYEEENCKKLEASSGGGRTVVIDHPLVRHKLGLLRNKETSSKDFRDLVQEVAGLMVYEVTRHLPLEETEIETPIEKTRVFTLSGKKLAVVPVLRAGLGMVEGILKLVPNAKVGHIGLYRDPKTLKPVDYYCKLPCDISEREIFVVDPMLATGGSAVAAVGHIIERGGKKISLVSLIAAPEGIATFHEAHPDVDIFVAAVDSHLNEHCYIVPGLGDAGDRLFGTK; this is translated from the coding sequence GAAAATCGCGGTAGCTTCCGACCACGCCGGTTACAAATTGAAAGAAGAAATAAAGAGACACCTCGCAGAAAAAAATTACGATGTGCTCGATTTTGGGAGCGCGTCGGCGGAGCTGAAGGTAGATTATCCGGACTGGGGCTTCAAGGCGGCCGGAGCGGTCGCGAGCCACAAGGCGGAGCGCGGCATACTAGTCTGCGGCACCGGCATAGGCATGAGCATAGTCGCGAACAAGGTGCGCGGCATCCGCGCGGCGCTCTGTCACGACCATTTCACGGCTGTAATGAGCCGCCGCCACAACGACGCGAACGTGCTTGTGCTCGGCGCGCGCGTGCTCGGCGCCGACGTGGCGCGCGACATGGTCGATGTGTGGCTCGACGAGCCCTTTGAAGGAGGGCGCCACTCCTTCCGTCTTGACAAGATATCAGCCTACGAGGAGGAGAACTGCAAGAAGCTCGAAGCCTCCTCCGGCGGCGGACGCACTGTCGTCATAGACCATCCCCTCGTGCGCCACAAGCTCGGCCTCTTGCGCAACAAAGAGACGTCGTCGAAGGACTTCCGCGACCTCGTTCAGGAGGTCGCCGGGCTGATGGTCTACGAAGTAACACGCCATTTGCCGCTCGAAGAGACGGAGATCGAGACTCCGATCGAAAAGACGCGCGTCTTCACTCTCTCCGGCAAGAAGCTCGCCGTCGTTCCGGTGCTGCGCGCCGGGCTCGGCATGGTCGAGGGCATACTGAAGCTTGTGCCTAACGCGAAGGTCGGGCACATAGGGCTTTACCGCGATCCAAAGACGCTGAAGCCGGTCGATTATTACTGTAAACTGCCCTGCGATATTTCTGAAAGGGAAATTTTCGTCGTCGACCCGATGCTGGCGACGGGCGGCTCCGCCGTGGCGGCAGTCGGCCATATCATAGAGAGGGGCGGAAAGAAGATATCTCTCGTCTCGCTCATCGCGGCTCCCGAAGGCATAGCGACCTTCCATGAGGCGCATCCCGACGTCGATATATTTGTCGCCGCAGTCGACAGCCATCTGAACGAACACTGCTACATCGTTCCGGGGCTTGGAGACGCCGGAGACAGATTGTTCGGCACAAAATAA
- a CDS encoding glycosyltransferase family 4 protein, with protein sequence MLSIYLFTLLNFLWGLVGTPVAIALARKFRLLDVPGGRKKHGGIMPRGAGLVLWSGYLIWALFTGNPGVEVPYIATGASLIFIVGYMDDMHPLPPLLRLAFHLFAALWVAFPLPIPFWQRALFTLWIAGSTNAYNLIDGMDGLCLTMTLITSVCALTFGGASAWLPFCGLVFGVLLWNFPQPRTFLGDGGSTLLGYICSSQLAWSIFPSAFGRNFIYLALILLFLGGVPVIDTLFAMTRRMLHGKSPFEPDRGHAHHKLQDMGLPKSATLIVMGAAHALIIAFGIRLLGVPLFDIF encoded by the coding sequence TTGCTTTCGATTTATCTCTTTACGCTTTTAAACTTCCTCTGGGGACTCGTCGGCACGCCCGTCGCGATCGCTCTTGCGCGGAAATTCAGGCTGCTCGACGTCCCCGGAGGAAGAAAGAAGCACGGCGGCATAATGCCGCGCGGCGCCGGGCTCGTGCTTTGGAGCGGTTACCTGATATGGGCGCTCTTCACCGGAAACCCAGGCGTCGAAGTGCCCTATATCGCGACGGGGGCTTCGCTGATCTTCATAGTCGGCTACATGGACGACATGCATCCGCTGCCCCCGCTGCTGCGCCTCGCCTTTCACCTTTTCGCGGCGCTGTGGGTCGCCTTTCCGCTCCCGATACCTTTCTGGCAGCGCGCACTCTTTACCCTGTGGATTGCCGGCTCGACGAACGCCTATAACCTCATAGACGGGATGGACGGGCTGTGCTTGACGATGACTCTGATAACGTCCGTCTGCGCGCTCACCTTCGGCGGGGCTTCGGCCTGGCTGCCCTTCTGCGGCCTCGTCTTCGGTGTGCTGCTGTGGAACTTTCCGCAGCCACGGACCTTTCTCGGCGACGGAGGCAGCACGCTCCTCGGCTATATATGTTCTTCGCAGCTTGCGTGGAGCATTTTCCCCAGCGCCTTCGGCAGAAATTTTATTTATCTCGCTCTTATACTGCTATTTTTAGGCGGGGTCCCCGTGATCGATACTCTCTTCGCGATGACGAGGCGAATGCTTCACGGAAAATCGCCTTTTGAGCCGGACAGGGGACACGCACATCACAAGCTCCAGGATATGGGGCTGCCGAAGTCTGCCACCTTGATAGTCATGGGGGCCGCGCACGCTTTGATAATCGCCTTCGGCATCCGTCTGCTCGGAGTGCCGCTTTTTGATATTTTCTGA